The Pogona vitticeps strain Pit_001003342236 chromosome 3, PviZW2.1, whole genome shotgun sequence genome includes a window with the following:
- the COMMD6 gene encoding COMM domain-containing protein 6 isoform X4, which translates to MCEQVIQYLQCQIPAVNTIELCQRFQAAGIEIVASDLAKVVNAISFIFSTAAKNKLSSEELSTRLGHTVSSLPKQAVQVIRHVWNEQGRAITVAENAKNVVAVGQLIDFQWKLGVTVSSDSCKSLKSPYVTIAVKVADASGHITNKTFEMTVPQFQNFYNKFKEMASVLETV; encoded by the exons atg TGTGAACAGGTTATTCAGTATCTACAGTGCCAGATCCCAGCTGTAAATACAATTGAGCTGTGTCAg AGATTTCAAGCAGCAGGGATTGAAATAGTTGCTAGTGACCTGGCAAAAGTAGTTAATGCTATTTCATTTATATTCAG CACAGCAGCAAAAAATAAACTCTCCTCAGAAGAGCTCTCTACCAGACTGGGCCATACAGTCAGTTCTCTGCCAAAACAAGCGGTACAGGTTATTCGACACGTATGGAATGAACAGGGAAGAGCCATCACAGTAGCagaaaatgcaaagaatgtggtgGCTGTTGGTCAG CTTATTGATTTTCAGTGGAAGTTGGGGGTGACGGTCAGCTCTGACAGCTGTAAATCTTTGAAATCCCCTTATGTGACAATAGCAGTAAAAGTGGCAGATGCTTCAGGACACATCACAAACAAAACTTTTGAAATGACAGTTCCACAATTTCAG AACTTCTACAATAAGTTCAAGGAAATGGCAAGTGTTCTTGAGACAGTGTGA
- the COMMD6 gene encoding COMM domain-containing protein 6 isoform X3, translating to MAAGMVSEPWDFGSTSDIIKRIPQDLFAELCEQVIQYLQCQIPAVNTIELCQRFQAAGIEIVASDLAKVVNAISFIFSTAAKNKLSSEELSTRLGHTVSSLPKQAVQVIRHVWNEQGRAITVAENAKNVVAVGQLIDFQWKLGVTVSSDSCKSLKSPYVTIAVKVADASGHITNKTFEMTVPQFQNFYNKFKEMASVLETV from the exons ATTTTGGCAGCACAAGTGATATAATTAAAAGAATACCACAAGATCTGTTTGCAGAATTA TGTGAACAGGTTATTCAGTATCTACAGTGCCAGATCCCAGCTGTAAATACAATTGAGCTGTGTCAg AGATTTCAAGCAGCAGGGATTGAAATAGTTGCTAGTGACCTGGCAAAAGTAGTTAATGCTATTTCATTTATATTCAG CACAGCAGCAAAAAATAAACTCTCCTCAGAAGAGCTCTCTACCAGACTGGGCCATACAGTCAGTTCTCTGCCAAAACAAGCGGTACAGGTTATTCGACACGTATGGAATGAACAGGGAAGAGCCATCACAGTAGCagaaaatgcaaagaatgtggtgGCTGTTGGTCAG CTTATTGATTTTCAGTGGAAGTTGGGGGTGACGGTCAGCTCTGACAGCTGTAAATCTTTGAAATCCCCTTATGTGACAATAGCAGTAAAAGTGGCAGATGCTTCAGGACACATCACAAACAAAACTTTTGAAATGACAGTTCCACAATTTCAG AACTTCTACAATAAGTTCAAGGAAATGGCAAGTGTTCTTGAGACAGTGTGA